A window of the Lagopus muta isolate bLagMut1 chromosome 1, bLagMut1 primary, whole genome shotgun sequence genome harbors these coding sequences:
- the APPL2 gene encoding DCC-interacting protein 13-beta, translated as MPAVDKLLLEEALQDSPQTRSLLSVFEEDAGTLTEYTNQLLQAMQRVYGAQNEMCLATQQLSKQLLAYEKQHFALGKGDEEVISTLHYFSKVVDELNVLHSELAKQLADTMILPIIQFREKDLTEVSTLKDLFGLASTEHDVSMAKYSRLPKRKENEKHKAEVAKEVANARRKQHLSSLQYYCALNALQYRKRVAMMEPMLGYTRGQINFFKKGAEMFSKRLDSFLTSVSDMVQSIQGELDAEAEKMRISQQDLISVNESVYTPDSDVTSPAINRNLIQKAGYLNLRNKTGLVTTTWERLYFFTQGGNLMCQPRGAVAGGLIQDLDNCSVMAVDCEDRRYCFQITTPTGKTGITLQAESRKEYEEWICAINNISRQIYLTDNPEAAAIKLNQTALQAVTPITSFAKKHEAHHPSQNVKNTDNGKTTPSESAGIQDSTQLIALGTPIQFDIVLPATEFLDQNRGGRRANPFGESEDGSKDEEEDSLLQQMFVVRFLGSMAVQSDNTSEVIYEAMRQVLAARAIHNIFRMTESHLMVTSKNLRLIDPQTQVTRASFELATVTQFAAHQDNKRLIGFVVHLRETPGEESMSAYVFESNTEGEKICYAISLGKEIAEAQKDPEALAQLMKSVPFTNDGKFVLLNDQSEEDGATREEGEESEA; from the exons AATGAGATGTGTCTtgccacacagcagctttcgAAGCAGCTCCTTGCCTACGAGAAGCAG cattttgccttaggaaaaggagatgaagaaGTGATATCCACCCTTCATTACTTTTCCAAAGTTGTGGATGAG CTCAATGTTCTCCATTCTGAATTGGCAAAACAGCTTGCAGACACAATGATTCTCCCAATAATACAATTTCGGGAGAAGGATCTCACAG aagtAAGCACGTTGAAGGATCTTTTTGGCCTTGCCAGCACTG AACATGACGTGTCCATGGCAAAGTATAGCAGGTTACcgaaaaggaaagaaaatgaaaag CATAAGGCAGAAGTGGCAAAAGAAGTGGCGAAtgcaaggagaaagcagcatctttcaTCTCTGCAATATTACTGTGCCCTTAATGCTCTGCAGTACAGGAAGAGAGTGGCAATGATGGAACCTATGCTAGGATATACAAGAGGACAG aTCAACTTTTTTAAGAAAGGAGCGGAGATGTTTTCCAAAAGATTGGACAGCTTTTTGACATCTGTTTCTGACATGGTTCAGAG catACAGGGAGAGTTGGATGCCGAAGCTGAAAAAATGAGGATATCCCAGCAGGACTTAATTTCAGTTAATGAGTCTGTTTACACCCCAGACTCCGATGTAACTTCACCTGCTATCAATAGGAATCTCATCCAGAAGGCTGGCTACCTTAATCTTAGAAA TAAAACAGGGCTGGTGACTACAACTTGGGAAAGACTGTATTTCTTCACCCAAGGTGGCAACTTGATGTGTCAGCCCAGGGGAGCAGTAGCTGGAGGATTGATTCAGGACCTGGACAACTGCTCTGTTATGGCTGTGGACTGCGAAGACAGAAGATACTGCTTTCAGATCACTACTCCTACAGGCAAAAC GGGTATAACTCTtcaagcagaaagcaggaaggaatACGAGGAG TGGATTTGTGCCATCAACAACATCTCCAGACAGATCTATCTCACCGACAATCCAGAG gCAGCCGCAATCAAGTTAAATCAGACAGCCCTACAGGCAGTGACTCCCATTACTAGCTTTGCAAAAAAACATGAAGCTCACCATCCCAG CCAGAATGTAAAGAATACAGATAATGGTAAAACAACTCCCAGTGAATCAGCTGGCATTCAGGACTCCACACAACTTATTGCTCTTGGAACACCGATTCAGTTTGATATTGTACTGCCTGCCACAGAATTCCTGGACCAGAATAGAGGTGGCAG GCGTGCAAACCCATTTGGGGAGTCTGAAGATGGTAGCAAAGATGAGGAGGAAG ATTCGCTCTTGCAGCAGATGTTCGTCGTTCGGTTTTTAGGATCCATGGCTGTTCAGTCAGACAACACAAGCGAGGTGATTTATGAAGCCATGAGACAAGTGTTAGCTGCTCGTGCGATCCATAACATATTCCGCATGACTGAGTCTCATCTCATGGTCACCAGCAAGAACCTGAG ATTAATAGATCCTCAAACGCAAGTTACACGAGCCAGT TTTGAACTTGCCACTGTGACTCAGTTTGCTGCTCATCAGGATAACAAGAGACTCATTGGTTTTGTGGTCCACCTCCGTGAGACCCCAGGAGAAGAATCCATGAGTGCATATGTTTTTGAGAGCaacacagaaggagaaaag ATCTGCTATGCCATTAGCTTGGGAAAAGAAATTGCAGAGGCGCAGAAG gacCCAGAAGCATTAGCTCAGCTGATGAAGTCTGTGCCCTTCACAAACGATGGGAAGTTTGTGCTGCTGAACGATCAGTCAGAAGAGGATGGAGCCACACGTGAAGAAGGAGAGGAGTCAGAAGCATGA